The following proteins come from a genomic window of Denitromonas sp.:
- a CDS encoding O-antigen ligase family protein, giving the protein MNWLHRIGVFGLGLFALTSVWKTAPGHIGIALCLPAVALALWQRRRLPWDAASALTALVALWLCARYALQTWGGMAEPGLLTPKEVFIDWLFVPMFALLAILPCEDPVRRLRRLWMLAMLGFTFGVISYLWQRGLGVLWSGERLGFHLNRALGVGLYAGAFAVALIATARLWWSVAGTLRWPARIAGIALIALNLEVLLTAQNRSTYLALAIVAAGAVAIAVWRTLRNRNARPGQRRLALGLIGALVAGLLLAGNLDAVQKRIEHERGTIQTVLTDGLDAAPAASVTVRLRLWRYVLQRFPDAPLLGHGFGDVKDIIDRDVRPVAALNEGERYDQVHNSYLQTLWGQGLIGTALWIALSLVLIRDAVRAARTDRQRQMLLPAMWAVLAFTAVWAVFDYRLSHPDMRFFSILLLLSLRLLGQRESTGRLR; this is encoded by the coding sequence ATGAACTGGCTTCACCGGATCGGCGTCTTCGGCCTCGGCCTGTTCGCGCTCACCAGCGTCTGGAAAACCGCGCCCGGCCATATCGGCATCGCCCTGTGCCTGCCGGCCGTCGCGCTCGCGCTGTGGCAGCGTCGTCGCCTGCCCTGGGACGCCGCCAGCGCACTCACCGCCCTCGTCGCGCTGTGGCTGTGCGCCCGCTACGCGCTGCAAACATGGGGTGGCATGGCCGAGCCGGGGCTGCTCACGCCCAAAGAAGTCTTCATCGACTGGCTGTTCGTGCCCATGTTCGCGCTGCTGGCAATCCTGCCCTGCGAGGACCCGGTGCGCCGGCTGCGCCGGCTGTGGATGCTGGCCATGCTCGGCTTCACCTTCGGCGTCATCAGCTATCTCTGGCAACGTGGCCTGGGCGTGCTGTGGTCAGGCGAGCGGCTGGGCTTTCATCTGAATCGCGCGCTGGGTGTCGGTCTCTACGCTGGCGCCTTCGCCGTGGCGCTGATCGCCACGGCACGCCTGTGGTGGTCGGTGGCCGGCACGCTGCGCTGGCCGGCGCGCATCGCCGGCATTGCACTGATCGCGCTGAACCTCGAAGTGCTGCTGACCGCCCAGAACCGCAGCACCTATCTGGCGCTGGCCATCGTCGCCGCCGGCGCCGTCGCCATTGCCGTGTGGCGCACCCTGCGCAATCGCAACGCGCGGCCGGGCCAGCGTCGTTTGGCGCTGGGGCTGATCGGCGCGCTGGTCGCTGGCTTGCTACTGGCGGGCAATCTTGACGCAGTGCAAAAGCGCATTGAGCACGAGCGCGGCACTATCCAGACCGTGCTCACCGACGGCCTCGACGCCGCGCCCGCCGCCTCGGTCACCGTCCGTCTGCGCCTATGGCGCTATGTGCTGCAACGCTTCCCCGACGCGCCGCTGCTAGGCCACGGCTTTGGCGACGTGAAGGACATCATCGACCGCGATGTGCGCCCGGTGGCCGCGCTCAACGAAGGCGAGCGCTATGACCAGGTGCACAACAGCTACTTGCAGACCCTGTGGGGTCAGGGCCTGATCGGCACGGCGCTGTGGATCGCGCTGTCGCTGGTGCTGATCCGCGACGCCGTGCGCGCGGCCCGCACCGATCGCCAGCGCCAGATGCTGCTGCCGGCGATGTGGGCGGTGCTCGCCTTCACGGCCGTGTGGGCGGTCTTCGATTACCGCCTCTCGCACCCGGACATGCGCTTCTTCTCGATCCTGCTGCTGCTCTCGCTGCGCCTGCTCGGTCAGCGCGAATCGACGGGGCGCCTGCGATGA
- a CDS encoding glycosyltransferase, with protein MKVLHIEAGRHLYGGAKQVLYIMQGLAARGVSNVLACPSGAHVATEARAFAEVVEMPMGGDADLGMVLRLKQAIRTHRPDLVHIHSRRGADLWGGLAARLAGVPCVLSRRVDNPEARWAVSLKYRLFDHVITISEGIRQVLLAEGLAPEKVSCVRSAVDPKPYLHDYDKAAFRADLGFEADTPIVGMVAQLIQRKGHRYLLAALPAVLAERPDLQVLIYGRGPLEAELRQAVADQGLADNVQLMGFADDLPAQLGCLDLLVHPADMEGLGVSLLQASAARVPIIASRAGGMPEAVVDGENGLLISVGDVAGLAAAMNRLLGDAALRAQMGGAGRARVLREFSVDTLCEGNLAIYKKVLAQ; from the coding sequence ATGAAGGTGCTGCACATCGAAGCCGGCCGCCACCTCTACGGCGGCGCCAAACAGGTGCTCTACATCATGCAAGGGCTGGCCGCGCGCGGCGTGAGCAATGTGCTCGCCTGCCCGAGCGGTGCGCACGTCGCCACCGAGGCGCGCGCCTTTGCCGAGGTGGTCGAGATGCCCATGGGCGGCGACGCGGATCTGGGCATGGTCTTGCGGCTCAAGCAGGCGATTCGCACCCATCGGCCGGACCTCGTGCACATCCACAGCCGCCGCGGCGCCGATCTATGGGGCGGCCTCGCCGCCAGACTGGCGGGCGTGCCCTGCGTGCTCTCGCGCCGGGTGGACAACCCCGAAGCACGCTGGGCGGTGTCGCTCAAATACCGCTTGTTCGACCATGTCATCACTATCTCCGAAGGCATCCGCCAGGTGCTGCTGGCCGAGGGCCTCGCGCCCGAAAAGGTGAGCTGCGTGCGCAGCGCGGTCGACCCCAAGCCCTATCTGCACGACTACGACAAGGCCGCCTTCCGCGCCGACCTCGGCTTTGAGGCCGACACGCCCATCGTCGGCATGGTCGCCCAACTCATCCAGCGCAAGGGCCATCGCTACCTGCTGGCCGCGCTGCCCGCCGTGCTGGCCGAGCGCCCGGATCTGCAAGTACTGATCTATGGTCGCGGCCCGCTGGAGGCCGAGCTGCGCCAGGCGGTTGCCGATCAAGGCCTGGCCGACAACGTGCAACTCATGGGTTTTGCCGACGACCTGCCCGCCCAGCTGGGCTGCCTCGATCTGCTGGTGCACCCGGCCGACATGGAAGGCCTGGGCGTGTCGCTGCTGCAGGCCTCGGCCGCGCGGGTGCCGATCATCGCCAGCCGCGCCGGCGGCATGCCCGAGGCGGTGGTCGATGGCGAGAACGGCCTGCTCATCAGCGTCGGTGATGTCGCCGGCCTGGCCGCCGCCATGAACCGCCTGCTCGGCGACGCGGCCTTGCGCGCGCAGATGGGCGGGGCCGGCCGGGCACGGGTGCTGCGCGAGTTCTCGGTCGACACCCTATGCGAGGGCAACCTCGCCATTTACAAGAAGGTGCTGGCGCAATGA
- a CDS encoding glycosyltransferase, which produces MKSLHILGSKEMGGAERWLVRFVLAMIRHGESVEVIVRRSSDLARHHLDGVSMRESPMRTAWDPLSRWELSQLIAASEAPIVQTYMGRATRLTHLKRGRGKVHLSRLGGYYKLTPFRHAHAWIGNTKGLCDWMIQGGLPAERVHHITNFADPAKPLDPEVQHALRQQLALQPEDWLIVTAGRLIDVKGQATLIEAFSQLPAELAGKRLRLAILGDGPLREALETQARQLGVAERVHFAGWQHDPAPWFHLADMVAFPSRDAETLGNVILEAWAYGKPLACTAFRGAREIARHGRDAWVSPCDDAPALAAGMREVITNDALQHDLVRAGARRIEAEFSETAVIDQYRALYAQLLDNR; this is translated from the coding sequence ATGAAATCCCTGCATATCCTCGGCAGCAAGGAGATGGGCGGCGCCGAGCGCTGGCTGGTGCGCTTTGTGCTCGCCATGATCCGCCATGGCGAATCGGTCGAAGTCATCGTGCGCCGCAGCTCCGACCTCGCCCGCCATCACCTCGACGGCGTCAGCATGCGCGAATCGCCCATGCGCACGGCGTGGGACCCGCTCTCGCGCTGGGAGCTGTCCCAGCTGATTGCCGCGAGCGAGGCCCCCATCGTGCAGACCTACATGGGCCGCGCCACCCGCCTCACCCACCTCAAGCGCGGTCGCGGCAAGGTGCATCTGTCGCGCCTCGGCGGCTATTACAAGCTCACCCCCTTCCGCCACGCCCACGCCTGGATCGGCAACACCAAGGGCCTGTGCGACTGGATGATTCAGGGCGGCCTGCCGGCCGAGCGGGTGCACCACATCACCAATTTCGCCGACCCGGCCAAGCCGCTCGACCCCGAGGTGCAGCACGCGCTGCGCCAGCAACTCGCCCTGCAGCCCGAGGACTGGCTGATCGTCACCGCCGGCCGGCTGATCGACGTCAAAGGCCAGGCCACGCTGATCGAGGCCTTCAGCCAGCTGCCCGCCGAACTCGCCGGCAAACGCCTGCGCCTGGCGATTCTTGGCGACGGGCCGCTGCGCGAAGCGCTTGAGACGCAAGCCCGCCAGCTCGGCGTGGCCGAGCGGGTGCATTTCGCCGGCTGGCAACACGACCCGGCGCCGTGGTTTCATCTGGCCGACATGGTGGCCTTCCCCTCGCGCGATGCCGAGACCCTGGGCAATGTGATTCTCGAAGCCTGGGCCTATGGCAAACCGCTGGCCTGCACCGCGTTTCGCGGCGCCCGCGAGATCGCCCGTCACGGCCGCGACGCCTGGGTCTCACCCTGCGACGACGCGCCCGCACTGGCCGCGGGCATGCGCGAAGTCATCACCAACGACGCACTCCAGCACGACCTGGTGCGCGCCGGCGCCCGGCGCATCGAGGCCGAGTTCAGCGAGACGGCGGTGATCGACCAATATCGTGCGCTTTACGCCCAATTGCTGGACAATCGCTGA
- a CDS encoding glycosyltransferase family 9 protein, whose product MKRILIVRASAIGDVVFASPFAAALKATWPDAHVAWLVEPGIHTLLEADPCIDELILWPKGEWKKLWQAKRFGDFFRAVRAFSRELKSRRFDTAIDMQSLLKSGVLTWLSGAPRRIGLGSREGSQWLMTEVVPKGGDAGRISSEYLYLAQQLGLDTGEFLPRLCVASETATRVDALLAERGLTRGGYAVFAPFTTRPQKHWFEDAWVALGPQVQGELGLTPVILGGPAERDTAERMAAAIPGAVSLAGQTGLADAAAIIERAGLLIGVDTGLTHMGIAFSTPTVALFGSTRPYLDTGRTNAKVIWLGMDCSPCRRRPTCDGAFTCLRDIRPERVMAEAREVLSA is encoded by the coding sequence ATGAAACGCATCCTCATCGTCCGCGCCTCGGCCATCGGCGACGTGGTCTTCGCCTCGCCTTTCGCCGCCGCGCTCAAGGCCACCTGGCCGGATGCCCATGTGGCCTGGCTGGTCGAACCCGGCATTCACACGCTGCTGGAGGCCGATCCGTGCATCGACGAGCTGATCCTGTGGCCGAAAGGCGAGTGGAAGAAGCTGTGGCAGGCGAAGCGTTTTGGCGACTTCTTCCGCGCGGTTCGGGCCTTCTCGCGTGAGCTGAAATCACGCCGATTCGACACCGCCATCGACATGCAAAGCCTGCTCAAGAGCGGCGTGCTGACCTGGCTGTCGGGCGCGCCGCGGCGCATTGGCCTGGGCTCGCGCGAGGGCAGCCAGTGGCTGATGACGGAGGTCGTGCCCAAAGGCGGTGACGCCGGGCGCATCAGCTCCGAATACCTGTATCTGGCGCAACAGCTCGGTCTCGACACCGGCGAATTTCTGCCGCGCCTGTGCGTGGCTAGCGAGACCGCGACGCGGGTCGATGCCCTGCTGGCCGAGCGTGGCCTGACGCGTGGCGGCTACGCGGTGTTCGCGCCCTTCACCACCCGGCCGCAAAAGCACTGGTTTGAAGACGCCTGGGTGGCGCTCGGCCCGCAGGTGCAAGGCGAACTCGGCCTCACGCCGGTGATCCTCGGCGGCCCGGCCGAGCGCGACACGGCCGAGCGCATGGCCGCCGCCATCCCCGGTGCGGTGTCGCTGGCGGGCCAGACCGGCCTCGCCGATGCGGCGGCGATCATCGAACGCGCCGGCCTGCTCATCGGCGTCGACACCGGCCTCACGCACATGGGCATCGCCTTCAGCACGCCGACGGTGGCGCTGTTCGGCTCGACCCGCCCCTATCTCGACACCGGCCGCACCAATGCCAAGGTGATCTGGCTTGGCATGGACTGCTCGCCCTGCCGCCGCCGACCGACCTGCGACGGCGCCTTCACCTGTCTGCGCGACATCCGGCCGGAGCGCGTCATGGCCGAGGCTCGCGAGGTGCTGTCCGCATGA
- a CDS encoding glycosyltransferase family 4 protein, whose amino-acid sequence MPDFIYLARGRPQRPRANLIQTLHTVEAIAKAGVSARLYVPPLPRGFDTAGFLAGMGIRHPIDLRGALTLHSQWKGWPFVLTHRRELREAQTVYTRVPDFSVLLARSGLRHFLEVHDTESLIADGLMTPLLQAHQHGLLRGLAAITAAGRDALVEAGFDPARIVVLPSGVDLPAFSAVPTATEADFARPHALYVGRISRDRGLPLFEAIAAAGFPVTLIGPRDHEPAQPHENLRVENAVPHAEVPAALARGAVALMPYQADLRHAATISPIKLFEAMAAGRLVIASDLAPIREMVRHGENGLLVPADDPAAWIAAMRQVQDHPAAALAMAEAGRITARDYGWDARAARLLAFVHNTDTRA is encoded by the coding sequence ATGCCGGACTTCATCTACCTCGCCCGCGGCCGCCCGCAGCGCCCCCGAGCCAACCTGATCCAGACCCTGCACACCGTCGAGGCCATTGCCAAAGCCGGCGTCTCGGCACGTCTGTATGTGCCGCCGCTGCCGCGCGGCTTCGACACCGCCGGCTTTCTGGCCGGCATGGGCATTCGCCACCCCATCGACCTGCGCGGGGCGCTGACCCTGCATAGCCAATGGAAGGGCTGGCCTTTCGTGCTCACCCACCGTCGCGAGCTGCGCGAGGCGCAAACCGTTTACACCCGCGTGCCCGACTTCTCGGTGCTGCTCGCCCGCAGCGGCCTGCGACATTTTCTCGAAGTGCATGACACCGAATCGCTGATCGCCGACGGGCTGATGACGCCCTTGCTGCAGGCCCACCAGCACGGCCTGCTGCGCGGCCTGGCCGCCATCACCGCCGCCGGGCGCGATGCGCTGGTCGAGGCCGGCTTCGACCCCGCGCGCATCGTCGTCCTGCCCAGCGGGGTCGACCTGCCGGCTTTCTCCGCCGTGCCGACCGCCACCGAGGCCGACTTCGCCCGGCCGCACGCGCTCTACGTCGGGCGCATCAGCCGCGACCGCGGCCTGCCATTGTTCGAGGCCATCGCCGCGGCCGGTTTCCCGGTCACGCTGATCGGCCCGCGCGATCACGAGCCCGCGCAGCCACACGAAAACCTCCGCGTCGAGAACGCCGTGCCCCACGCCGAGGTGCCCGCGGCGCTGGCCCGCGGCGCTGTCGCGCTGATGCCTTACCAGGCCGATCTGCGCCACGCAGCCACGATCAGCCCGATCAAGCTCTTTGAAGCCATGGCCGCCGGCCGGCTGGTGATTGCCTCGGATCTGGCGCCCATCCGCGAGATGGTGCGCCACGGCGAAAACGGCCTGCTCGTGCCCGCGGACGACCCCGCCGCCTGGATCGCCGCCATGCGTCAGGTGCAAGACCACCCGGCAGCCGCGCTGGCCATGGCCGAGGCCGGGCGGATCACCGCCCGTGACTACGGCTGGGACGCCCGCGCTGCCAGACTGCTCGCCTTTGTTCACAACACGGACACCCGCGCATGA